From a single Zygotorulaspora mrakii chromosome 2, complete sequence genomic region:
- a CDS encoding uncharacterized protein (similar to Saccharomyces cerevisiae YGR122W; ancestral locus Anc_3.476) gives MRSKDVERVFNKGLSLKYPEALEGLENCPSAEIVLQRNECIRAVADAKGALDWLSRIDLLLNYAGALLQLLQDSSGSAVSSLATDLVITLLNASGYYQEISLDTMERAYGTAMATSMWSTSGLYLRKGLGLLQFTLAPPISDITSCLSQTLKLRISSTINEMIMEFQFVQQIGIVVLSLSKLRSRVHKERKDAMLDIQEGDLNDLSRNSLVYAKLVIGCLETSSRYSNDCGNIINKSGMAYLNSLIFLLLSLDQYSKDECGVSVGMIDMSISYLQKLVPKSQLEASLLLEKRKKRDILKSAFQKNEIKNKTIRTSLDIWSKKSKNNQLLPLLKLTLDDFLIQLAILLRYRYVQTNEKLSFKPIVSDESTLRKLFPRSVASELQGSEWVFDRETRSLQEVSATPYTETNANDYY, from the coding sequence ATGAGAAGTAAGGACGTTGAGCGTGTTTTCAATAAAGGGCTGTCATTGAAGTACCCTGAGGCGCTGGAAGGACTCGAGAATTGCCCGAGCGCAGAGATAGTGCTGCAGAGAAATGAGTGCATACGAGCTGTTGCGGATGCCAAGGGAGCGTTGGATTGGCTTTCTCGAATTGACCTCCTCTTGAATTATGCGGGCGCTTTGTTGCAGCTCTTGCAGGACAGTAGTGGGAGCGCAGTAAGCTCGCTGGCCACGGATCTTGTTATCACGCTGCTCAATGCGTCGGGGTATTATCAAGAGATTTCATTGGATACGATGGAGCGTGCTTACGGAACGGCCATGGCCACCTCTATGTGGTCCACCAGCGGGCTGTATTTGAGGAAAGGCCTCGGGTTGCTGCAATTCACATTAGCGCCACCGATTTCTGACATTACCAGTTGCTTGTCTCAAACACTTAAACTCCGGATCTCGAGCACAATAAATGAAATGATCATGGAGTTCCAGTTTGTACAGCAAATCGGCATAGTGGTGCTTTCGCTTTCGAAACTGAGGTCACGGGTTCAcaaagaaaggaaagacGCAATGCTGGATATACAAGAAGGTGATCTAAATGATCTTTCAAGGAATAGTCTCGTGTATGCCAAATTAGTTATTGGCTGTTTGGAGACTTCGTCAAGGTATAGCAATGACTGCGGCAATATTATCAATAAATCAGGAATGGCATATCTCAATagtttgatttttctgttgCTATCATTGGACCAATACTCGAAAGACGAATGTGGTGTATCTGTGGGCATGATTGATATGTCGATATCTTATCTGCAGAAATTAGTGCCAAAATCACAGCTAGAAGCATCATTACTGTTagaaaagaggaaaaaaagggACATTCTAAAAAGTGCATTTCAGAAAAACgaaattaaaaataaaacaatcAGAACTAGTTTGGACATTTGGTCCAAGAAATCCAAAAACAATCAGCTTCTGCCTCTATTAAAGCTAACATTAGACGATTTCTTGATTCAATTAGCCATTCTACTTCGTTACAGGTACGTTCAGACAAACGAAAAACTATCATTTAAGCCAATTGTGAGCGATGAATCAACCCTACGGAAATTGTTCCCACGAAGTGTTGCCTCAGAATTGCAAGGTTCGGAATGGGTATTTGATCGAGAAACACGCTCCCTGCAAGAGGTTTCAGCTACGCCATATACTGAAACAAATGCCAATGATTACTATTAA
- the LOA1 gene encoding lysophosphatidic acid acyltransferase LOA1 (similar to Saccharomyces cerevisiae VPS66 (YPR139C); ancestral locus Anc_3.477) codes for MEKFTNWRDRGTGIAPFLPPSVSAPGFGAKLVLGLTLLVKSLFILPLLVICAITRSKSVLKLILLILFNCKVDVTIHGVKKRDMQGAKHYPQKDKLYMCNSSSPLDALALSLIALDQSLFLIPFEKTIYKMSREKYMDFVLDGSLNAKKYGQEVSSMDQLKGYVLFMFPEGTSSNGKSILPFQVDVDSMQEFLGYSSNSATLVQTIHIKINGTLVTPLTITKSKYIVRMLIKGVNIKIKINEPQSIFPIDDVRINMNDGNKFKLVSKTLDIESKGRFAQEFFRSVPKN; via the coding sequence ATGGAAAAATTCACCAATTGGAGAGATAGAGGCACTGGAATTGCGCCCTTCTTACCACCGTCTGTGTCTGCACCAGGTTTTGGTGCAAAACTGGTATTAGGGTTGACCTTGCTAGTGAAGTCCTTATTTATACTGCCTCTACTGGTGATTTGTGCTATAACCCGATCCAAATCAGTTCTCAAGCTGATCTTATTAATATTATTCAATTGTAAAGTCGATGTGACCATTCATGGTGTGAAGAAACGCGATATGCAAGGAGCCAAGCATTATCCCCAGAAAGATAAACTGTACATGTGCAATTCGTCGTCTCCTCTTGATGCCTTAGCACTAAGTTTGATAGCACTGGATCAATCGTTATTCTTAAttccatttgaaaagactATTTATAAAATGTCAAGAGAGAAGTATATGGACTTTGTGCTGGATGGTTCTCTAAATGCTAAAAAATATGGTCAAGAAGTGTCCAGCATGGATCAATTAAAAGGTTACGTTTTGTTTATGTTTCCAGAAGGTACTTCGTCAAACGGTAAAAGTATACTACCCTTTCAGGTTGATGTGGATAGCATGCAAGAGTTTTTAGGTTATTCATCTAACTCGGCAACACTGGTCCAAACAATTCATATAAAGATAAACGGAACCCTAGTGACGCCACTAACAATCACGAAATCTAAATACATTGTCAGAATGCTTATCAAAGGTGTCAACATTAAGATTAAAATCAACGAGCCTCAATCAATATTTCCGATCGATGATGTCAGAATTAACATGAACGACGGCAATAAATTTAAGTTGGTATCAAAAACCTTAGATATAGAGTCAAAGGGACGTTTCGCACAAGAGTTTTTTCGTTCTGTGCCCAAAAATTGA
- the TAZ1 gene encoding lysophosphatidylcholine acyltransferase (similar to Saccharomyces cerevisiae TAZ1 (YPR140W); ancestral locus Anc_3.478): protein MAWVYCATKKKRLHHHQHSINQYTLCQTFIVFIMSLPNVLARGDEFLGEYPRNSTLWRFFSYGTCVFTIGMSKLILKSLYNVKLDHMDRLDNAINRSQSENRGLLTIMNHMSVIDDPFIWGIFPWRIYKDLDSVRWCLGANNVCFQNKILATFFSLGQVLSTERFGVGPFQGSIDAAIRLLSPDDTLDLEWTPYSETPNKLVLPQKAGSLVKTIKEDYLPPIKRYKPSWMHVYPEGFVLQLHPPFSNSMRYFKWGVSRMILESTVAPIIVPIFTTGFEKIASEEAAGSTIKRYIPTNFGAEIKVTVGNTIEDNVIEKYREEWRQLVDKYYDPKNPVDLTQELKYGKEAQDLRSRLAAELRKYIAQIRHDECKFPEEDARFQSSAWWKSYTLTEGASDPDVKFIGKNWAIRRLQKFLTKQEENDRSSR, encoded by the coding sequence ATGGCTTGGGTTTACTGCGcaacgaaaaaaaaaaggcttcatcatcatcaacacAGTATTAATCAATATACCTTGTGCCAAACCTTTATTGTGTTTATCATGTCCCTTCCGAATGTTCTGGCTAGAGGTGACGAATTCTTGGGAGAGTACCCTCGAAATAGTACTCTCTGGAGATTCTTTTCTTATGGTACATGTGTCTTTACTATAGGCATGTCCaaattgatattgaaaagtcTCTATAATGTTAAGCTTGACCATATGGACAGATTGGATAATGCTATCAATAGGTCGCAGAGTGAAAATAGAGGTCTCCTGACGATTATGAACCACATGTCAGTAATTGACGATCCTTTCATTTGGGGTATATTCCCATGGAGAATTTATAAAGATTTAGACAGTGTTAGATGGTGTCTTGGGGCTAACAATGTctgttttcaaaacaaaattcTGGCAACTTTCTTTTCGTTAGGTCAAGTTCTTTCCACAGAAAGGTTCGGTGTTGGGCCATTTCAAGGTTCAATTGATGCTGCCATCAGATTATTGAGCCCTGATGACACACTTGATCTTGAATGGACACCCTATAGTGAGACCCCAAATAAACTAGTCTTGCCCCAAAAAGCTGGCTCTCTAGTTAAGACTATAAAGGAAGATTATTTACCACCTATTAAGCGTTATAAACCATCATGGATGCACGTTTACCCCGAAGGTTTCGTTTTGCAGTTGCATCCTCCTTTCTCAAACTCAAtgagatatttcaaatggGGAGTCTCCAGAATGATTTTAGAATCAACTGTGGCACCTATTATTGTGCCTATTTTCACCACTGGCTTCGAAAAAATCGCATCAGAGGAGGCCGCAGGTTCAACAATCAAGCGTTACATACCTACTAATTTTGGCGCTGAGATCAAGGTAACAGTGGGTAATACGATCGAAGATAATGTCATAGAGAAGTATAGAGAGGAATGGAGACAACTGGTGGATAAATACTATGATCCTAAGAATCCAGTCGATTTGACGCAAGAGTTGAAATATGGTAAAGAAGCACAAGATCTACGCAGTAGATTAGCAGCTGAGCTCAGAAAATACATCGCTCAAATTCGTCATGATGAATGTAAGTTTCCAGAAGAAGATGCACGGTTTCAATCATCTGCCTGGTGGAAAAGCTACACGCTAACCGAGGGAGCATCTGATCCTGATGTTAAATTTATCGGCAAGAACTGGGCAATCAGAAGGCtgcaaaaatttttaactaaacaagaagaaaacgaTAGATCCTCCCGTTGA
- the KAR3 gene encoding Kar3p (similar to Saccharomyces cerevisiae KAR3 (YPR141C); ancestral locus Anc_3.479) has protein sequence MAELPTTPTRTRNYYSSIPSPKAGSYSPVQYKRRDANAKSSSSSGAIPYDRDEENLGSNDCTAAKSFGSSCSTHLTSFYKENIRELNQLQDILFQKKAMLDSLNDELSECRLKYNNAESKWETLREEKASKIRQLQLKSNELIKLKQEQSIQRAFVTQGHELNLQQLKAKNEAEVNKRANEYRETVEMLRYSKIRKFQQDRDALLDRVEGIRNAILTNNNTLQDMLKQKDMKHCISKEKWLEQYQEKWKENVKINEAYSSKNDTLNVEIIESLKPEVGKKRRKLEELTIEQDNLSKSLEINKMANVRLNDEVVSKIDDIDKLQQEKEQLQEYIKNTEVELQQIHEILMKEESMRRSLHNELQELRGNIRVFCRVRPALSHENSRSENICVRRFDDSAGTQTIDIQKEKRGSAPYTFKFDRIFDQSETNNDVFEEICQLIQSSLDGYNVCIFAYGQTGSGKTYTMLNPRDGIIPSTIAHIFNWIDALKERGWQYEISCQFVEIYNDVIADLLRNENSVENGQEDGHRNVRHEIRHDQENKTTIITNVTSCQLQKPESVEGLLRKANKLRSTASTAANDRSSRSHSIFIIHLNGVNKISGEESSGVLNLVDLAGSERINTSQVVGERLRETQNINKSLSCLGDVIHALGSPDASKRHIPFRNSKLTYLLKFSLMGNSKTLMFVNISACSENINENINSLRFASKVNSTRLVTRKIDDQ, from the coding sequence ATGGCGGAACTTCCTACTACACCCACGAGGACAAGAAATTACTACAGTTCAATTCCATCACCAAAGGCAGGATCTTACTCTCCGGTACAATACAAACGGCGAGACGCAAATGCcaaatcatcttcatcttcaggGGCCATTCCCTACGATCGAGATGAGGAGAATTTAGGTTCAAACGATTGTACAGCTGCAAAGTCTTTTGGTAGCAGCTGCTCTACACATCTGACTTCTttttacaaagaaaatattcGGGAGCTTAATCAACTGCAggatattctttttcagaagaaaGCAATGTTGGATTCTTTAAATGACGAGTTAAGTGAGTGTAGATTGAAATATAATAACGCAGAGTCTAAATGGGAAACCTTACGTGAAGAGAAAGCCTCAAAAATTCGGCAATTACAattaaaatcaaatgaGTTGATAAAACTCAAACAGGAACAAAGTATTCAGAGGGCGTTTGTGACACAAGGACACGAGCTCAATTTGCAGCAGCTTAAGGCTAAAAATGAAGCAGAAGTTAACAAAAGAGCTAACGAATATCGCGAGACAGTAGAAATGCTAAGGTATTCCAAGATCAGAAAATTCCAACAAGACAGGGACGCATTATTGGATAGAGTTGAAGGCATACGAAATGCGATCTTaacaaataataatacTCTGCAGGATATGTTGAAGCAAAAGGATATGAAGCACTGTatctcaaaagaaaaatggctCGAGCAATATCAggagaaatggaaagagaacgtcaaaataaatgaagCCTATAGCAGCAAAAATGATACTCtcaatgttgaaataattgaatcACTTAAGCCAGAAGttggaaagaaaagaagaaagctAGAGGAACTAACAATTGAGCAAGATAATTTAAGCAAGAGTTtagaaataaataaaatggCGAATGTTCGTTTGAATGACGAAGTGGTTTCAAAGATAGACGATATTGACAAACTacaacaagaaaaagagcaaCTGCAAGAATACATCAAAAATACTGAAGTAGAGCTACAGCAGATACATGAAATACtaatgaaagaagaatcaatGAGAAGAAGCTTACATAATGAATTACAAGAGCTTCGTGGAAATATCAGAGTTTTTTGCCGAGTACGACCTGCATTGAGTCATGAGAATTCCAGATCAGAAAACATATGTGTCCGTCGATTTGATGATAGCGCTGGTACGCAAACAATCGAtatacaaaaagaaaaaagaggcTCAGCTCCATATACTTTTAAGTTTGATCgtatttttgatcaaagCGAAACTAATAACGATGTTTTTGAGGAGATATGTCAGTTGATTCAAAGCTCTTTAGATGGATACAATGTTTGCATATTTGCATACGGTCAAACAGGCTCAGGAAAGACCTATACGATGCTGAATCCAAGGGATGGTATAATTCCATCAACTATAGCccatattttcaattggatCGATGCGCTGAAGGAGCGAGGTTGGCAGTACGAAATCAGCTGCCAATTCGTAGAAATATACAACGACGTAATTGCTGATCTCTTGAGGAACGAGAATAGCGTTGAAAATGGCCAAGAAGATGGCCACAGAAACGTAAGACATGAAATTAGACACGATCAGGAAAACAAGACTACTATAATAACGAACGTCACGAGTTGTCAACTACAGAAACCGGAATCTGTGGAGGGGCTACTGAGGAAAGCAAACAAGTTGAGATCGACCGCGTCAACGGCAGCTAATGACCGATCCTCTCGCTCACAcagcatcttcattattcaTTTAAATGGTGTGAATAAGATAAGCGGAGAGGAATCGAGTGGCGTTTTAAATCTGGTTGATCTTGCTGGGTCCGAAAGAATAAATACATCTCAAGTTGTCGGCGAACGTTTGAGGGAAACacaaaatataaacaaGTCATTAAGTTGTTTGGGAGATGTTATCCATGCTCTTGGTAGCCCCGATGCTTCCAAGAGACACATACCTTTTCGAAATTCCAAACTGACGTACTTGCTAAAATTTTCGCTCATGGGGAACTCCAAAACGTTGATGTTTGTAAACATATCTGCCTGCTCCGAAAAcatcaatgaaaatatcaattcGCTACGGTTTGCATCAAAAGTCAATTCCACAAGATTAGTtacaagaaaaattgatgacCAGTAA
- the RRP15 gene encoding rRNA-processing protein RRP15 (similar to Saccharomyces cerevisiae RRP15 (YPR143W); ancestral locus Anc_3.480), producing the protein MVSKGKLGGLTHERGKNSKRSATSDKETSSDRKPEGVKNDGGNESAHESTIESSASESDEDSEVDVTDSSDEEEDQFPLKKKSKKSKHDDGSNDFSGAVNAILSSHLKAYDRNDPIMARNKKVLKQNESDKLEQKAKKALLAEKKKKLEKARNKDVIPKITDDAQSGEEIRKVLERETRLRKIARKGAVKLFNAILSTQVKTEKDAKTKFGDIKNVHEREQLITDVSKERFLDMVKAAGEED; encoded by the coding sequence ATGGTATCTAAGGGTAAACTCGGTGGGCTGACTCACGAACGTGgcaaaaattccaaaagaagTGCAACTAGTGACAAAGAGACTTCAAGTGACAGAAAGCCTGAGGGAgtcaaaaatgatggtGGTAACGAATCAGCACATGAGAGCACAATCGAATCATCAGCTTCAGAGAGTGACGAAGATTCTGAAGTTGATGTAACCGATTCCTCtgatgaagaggaggaTCAGTTCccattgaaaaagaagtcGAAGAAGAGCAAGCATGACGATGGTTCCAATGACTTTTCTGGAGCAGTTAACGCTATTCTATCATCGCACTTGAAAGCTTACGACAGAAATGATCCTATTATGGCAAGAAACAAGAAGGTTCTGAAGCAAAATGAATCCGATAAGCTTGaacaaaaagcaaaaaaggCTTTACTTgcagagaaaaagaagaaactgGAGAAGGCAAGGAACAAGGATGTAATACCAAAGATCACTGATGATGCGCAATCCGGGGAGGAAATTAGGAAAGTACTAGAAAGAGAGACGAGGCTAAGAAAAATCGCCAGAAAGGGTGCGgttaaacttttcaatgcCATCCTTTCCACTCAAGTCAAGACAGAGAAAGATGCAAAGACTAAGTTTGGTGACATTAAAAATGTGCACGAAAGGGAGCAATTAATCACGGACGTATCGAAAGAaagatttcttgatatggTAAAGGCAGCCGGTGAGGAAGATTAA